A region from the Mercenaria mercenaria strain notata chromosome 7, MADL_Memer_1, whole genome shotgun sequence genome encodes:
- the LOC123554002 gene encoding NK-tumor recognition protein-like isoform X1 codes for MDEVLLGRAVEYHGPDFLRQLQLEQEQVPPNIFLHLQKHRPQLPEINDPQFILNMRRFVAKKADVLFRPMEKIDHQKPDQMADEDSYAKMPALETFMGVDPHTARKHLYYSLQIKDVAVGVVTSIMDTGLVLQLLCLDEGKNRDINDLRIIAFVHSAEIPKMFPTQNPVEGYQVKDYIRGVIVSVNPDSETVLMSLMDTALEGVDGPKPRLGLIHEEDFPVQYRRKLHIRGLTFDELVNSIIGFTNPGNVRFLLDTLGQKEEASMMRGLYRLKISEKDYAENLRKSQSQKWAYQCVAQGIHDFKAGRQTEAMQSFNKALQIDKTNVEALVARGALYANNESYTRALTDFEEALEMNPKHPNAIKYMHETLLAKGKCHEDDRQLSDAKRCYQRAVEIMPDSHEAKEYLRYIEYKEERDAGRSAKVKKERTPSPVPYKDTTDTLKKLIKEEKLVKEEKKVSRSKKRDTSEEKPRRKRSPSPRRRRRRSTSSSSSSSSSSSSSRSSRDRHVDRSRGKRSPERRETKYASKSQDYIKREADPYLKSKSLEKRSRSKERFDDRRGQNPPADVRIEEDFLYERGQRKDDVKQESQSSFYSFSRNNEKIPGLGDSPPPDEIEPVKQLAEEKPSARQRFEDRSKHGQDERKSRHPSDERSPLRRIFEEKPPLRHEERDPSLGREMSYRGHEGSQGNYKRSIDKDNTWKDEKEKRQSHLDDEYLYGTSHSYEQGDRRKDYEHGDRRRDYDQGDRRRDYEQGDRISESYPKLKSDRNRSRSPGREVMIGNKGNPAMMGGRDSVTPTKDEVSDRLGLEDISSPEEHDHHGADYRYRAYGRQDEYRKYEKHDDYRYRDSSIDRRKEDQIYRDQRRYSPDRRGSPRFGSPRRHESPSRRATVRYGSPTGRRSPFRHGSPPRHGSPSRHGSPARWGSSPRRASSPRQQEDRYWQKDRQIPEEFLQERRIISVSKKEKKTPGKSYESEHQDYRRGSPPRESDRRRSSDTYQFSDNQEKRSIMFGQNDKQDRRQSPFYDKYDRRDDFDQKGGKRKKTFKDDKSRSRSPEIRRIKDDQYNLSTKEDYYEKKQREEYSEKRQVSIKKRIPESRSRSRSPPRQKRDDKYRSRSRSREEESYHRVIAVKPRKSEGREKQITNRTPSGDFERSQKASIEDSNQEQSKPLTDIFADLPPPRANKDKPIISTYVPRAVKLKQQHPAGLNPESKPPAMEQKVEMINREARNVNITSVGNIQSSTKDSDGGMKSDPRFKFRPRTPPESKRRSSKYKSRSRSRSRSYDKYKRSRRSRSRSYSPKSRSRKSRSRSRSRDKYKSKKDDYKRRKRSYSSSSSRSRSRSVEKSSSSKKNRKFSSPERKEKRIVMPDIELPKISSRWDSPEEKKSRWETINTGPKLMPETSVSQAQEKIANMLAAHLISKSPPPHRRMKPEEKAALMKKWKELSVSPPPGAETEDEIPSIVKARAANVEKRILTVKNEKAEESVKDKQTDDRTSKQKKGSVDIQKVMKKGLRSKWDSDSDSEHKAKKPRSKSRSPERNSRSRNKKDKKEKRDRSSSSERSRSKTEKKKKKNRSRSKDRRQSSDKKRRSRSRSKDRKSRRSRSKSKERKSSRDRKDRSRSKERKSGQDSKRSESSRRSSGKGLPDVVQSAKKDSEEKRVFWFHRDAVLADEKKEKKKSRSRSRSPKSKQSPGMAKGKSFKPTFKSKWSSDSDSSDDTSKQKSKKTNQGSAILPKDSLTQLEEFYNNLKKEKQRKMSGEKK; via the exons ATGGATGAGGTTTTGTTGGGACGTGCAGTAGAGTATCATGGGCCAGATTTTCTGCGTCAGCTGCAGCTGGAACAGGAACAAGTTCCACCAAACATATTCCTACATCTACAGAAACATCGACCTCAGTTACCAGAAATCAA TGACCCACAGTTTATTTTGAACATGAGAAGATTTGTTGCAAAGAAAGCAGATGTATTGTTCCGACCAATGGAGAAAATTGATCATCAGAAACCTGACCAGATGGCTGATGAAG ATTCCTATGCTAAGATGCCAGCATTGGAGACATTTATGGGAGTAGATCCACATACTGCTAGAAAACATCTGTATTAT AGTTTGCAGATAAAGGATGTAGCTGTTGGCGTGGTAACATCCATCATGGATACAGGACTAGTGCTACAGCTTCTGTGTCTAGACGAGGGAAAAAACAGAGACATAAATGATCTTAGGATAAtt GCATTTGTTCACAGTGCAGAAATACCGAAGATGTTCCCAACACAGAACCCAGTGGAAGGATACCAAGTTAAGGACTATATCAGAG GTGTAATTGTGAGTGTTAACCCGGATTCTGAGACAGTTCTGATGTCTTTAATGGATACCGCTCTTGAAGGTGTTGATGGACCTAAACCCAGGCTT GGACTGATTCATGAAGAGGATTTTCCTGTCCAGTATAG GAGGAAACTGCATATTCGAGGATTGACGTTTGATGAATTAGTTAATTCTATCATCGGCTTCACAAACCCTGGCAACGTCCGCTTTCTTTTGGATACCTTGGGACAGAAAGAAGAAGCCTCTATGATGAGAGGCCTGTACCG ATTGAAGATATCAGAGAAAGACTACGCTGAAAATCTACGGAAGTCGCAGTCACAGAAATGGGCCTACCAATG TGTTGCGCAGGGTATACATGATTTCAAAGCAGGCAGACAAACAGAAGCAATGCAGTCCTTCAACAAAGCTTTGCAGATAGATAAAACTAATGTTGAAGCCCTGGTAGCCAGAGGCGCTCT GTATGCAAACAATGAGAGTTATACACGAGCATTGACAGATTTTGAAGAAGCTTTAGAAATGAATCCTAAACATCCTAATGCTATAAAATACATGCACGAGACTTTACTGGCGAAAGGAAAATG CCATGAAGATGACAGACAGCTTTCTGATGCTAAACGTTGTTACCAGCGAGCTGTAGAAATCATGCCAGACTCTCATGAAGCTAAAGAATACCTTAGATACATTGAATACAAAGAG gaACGTGATGCTGGGAGAAGTGCCAAAGTGAAGAAAGAAAGAACACCATCACCAGTACCATATAAGGACacaactgacacactgaaaaaaCTTATTAAAGAGGAGAAACTTGTAAAAGAGGAGAAAAAAGTTTCTAG ATCAAAAAAGAGAGATACATCAGAAGAGAAGCCAAGAAGAAAAAGATCACCATCACCAAGGCGCCGGCGCCGTAGATCAACCTCAAGCTCTTCAAGTAGTTCTTCATCTTCTAGTTCATCAAGGTCATCTAGGGATAGACATGTTGATAGATCACGGGGTAAAAGATCACCAGAACGAAGGGAAACTAAATATGCTTCTAAATCTCAAGATTATATTAAAAGAGAAGCTGATCCATATTTAAAGTCAAAGTCACTAGAGAAGCGATCTAGGTCAAAGGAAAGATTTGATGACAGGAGAGGTCAGAACCCACCAGCAGATGTTCGTATTGAGGAAGATTTTCTGTATGAAAGGGGTCAGCGGAAAGATGATGTAAAACAAGAATCTCAGTCAAGTTTTTATAGTTTTAGTAGGAACAACGAAAAGATACCAGGGTTAGGCGACAGTCCACCACCAGACGAAATTGAACCAGTAAAACAGTTAGCCGAGGAGAAACCGTCAGCAAGGCAACGCTTCGAGGATAGGTCAAAACATGGACAAGATGAGAGAAAATCCAGACATCCCAGTGATGAGAGATCACCACTTAGAAGGATCTTTGAAGAAAAACCTCCATTAAGACATGAGGAAAGGGATCCTTCATTGGGTCGTGAAATGAGTTATAGGGGCCATGAAGGTTCACAAGGAAATTATAAAAGAAGTATTGACAAAGATAATACATGGAAGGATGAGAAGGAGAAAAGACAAAGTCATCTAGATGATGAATATTTGTATGGAACGAGTCACAGTTATGAGCAAGGGGACAGGCGAAAAGATTATGAACATGGGGATAGACGAAGAGATTATGACCAAGGGGACAGACGAAGAGACTATGAACAGGGGGACAGAATAAGTGAGTCTTATCCAAAATTGAAATCAGACAGAAACAGAAGTAGATCACCTGGTAGAGAGGTCATGATCGGAAATAAAGGGAATCCAGCAATGATGGGAGGGCGTGACAGTGTCACACCTACTAAAGATGAAGTAAGTGACAGACTAGGATTGGAAGACATCTCCTCGCCTGAAGAACATGATCACCATGGTGCCGATTATCGTTATAGGGCTTACGGTAGACAAGATGAGTATAGGAAGTATGAAAAACATGACGATTATAGGTACAGAGATTCTAGTATAGACAGACGAAAGGAAGATCAAATATATAGGGATCAAAGGAGGTACTCACCAGATAGACGAGGGTCACCTAGATTTGGGTCACCAAGAAGACATGAATCACCTTCAAGAAGAGCAACTGTTAGATACGGATCACCTACTGGACGTCGTTCACCATTTAGACATGGATCACCTCCAAGACATGGGTCACCTTCAAGACATGGGTCACCAGCAAGATGGGGTTCATCTCCCAGACGAGCATCGTCACCTAGACAACAGGAAGATAGATACTGGCAAAAAGATCGACAAATTCCTGAGGAATTCCTTCAAGAAAGAAGAATAATATCAGTatcaaagaaggaaaaaaagacACCAGGAAAGAGCTATGAGTCAGAGCATCAGGATTATAGAAGAGGGTCACCGCCAAGAGAAAGCGACAGACGAAGATCATCAGACACATACCAATTCAGTGATAATCAAGAAAAAAGAAGCATAATGTTTGGACAGAATGATAAACAGGATAGAAGACAGTCtccattttatgacaaatatgaTAGAAGGGATGACTTTGATCAAAAAGGAGGAAAACGGAAGAAAACATTTAAAGATGACAAATCAAGATCACGTTCACCCGAAATAAGACGTATTAAAGATGACCAGTACAACCTTTCTACAAAAGAAGATTATTACGAAAAGAAACAAAGAGAGGAGTATAGTGAGAAACGGCAAGTCAGTATTAAGAAAAGAATTCCAGAGTCAAGaagtaggtcaagatcacctCCGCGACAGAAACGTGACGATAAATATAGAAGTAGGTCAAGAAGTAGAGAAGAAGAGAGCTATCACAGGGTCATTGCAGTGAAGCCAAGGAAGTCGGAAGGTAGAGAAAAGCAAATCACAAATAGGACTCCATCAGGAGATTTTGAAAGAAGTCAGAAGGCCAGTATTGAAGACTCCAATCAAGAGCAATCAAAACCTCTGACTGATATATTTGCCGATTTACCACCACCTAGAGCAAATAAAGATAAACCGATTATTTCCACTTATGTGCCAAGAGCGGTTAAATTGAAACAACAGCATCCGGCCGGTCTCAATCCAGAAAGTAAGCCACCAGCAATGGAACAGAAAGTGGAAATGATAAACAGAGAAGCAAGAAATGTAAATATCACATCGGTGGGGAATATACAATCATCAACAAAAGATAGTGATGGTGGCATGAAGAGTGATCCAAGATTCAAATTTAGACCAAGAACTCCTCCAGAAAGCAAAAGAAGGTCATCAAAGTACAAATCAAGGTCACGGTCTCGTTCTAGATCCTATGACAAGTATAAAAGGAGCAGACGGTCAAGAAGTAGGTCATACTCTCCGAAGTCACGCTCTCGTAAATCacgttcaaggtcaaggtcacgtgacaaatacaaaagtaaaaaggATGATTACAAGCGACGAAAACGATCTTACAGTTCATCTAGTTCAAGATCACGTTCCAGGTCAGTGGAAAAATCTTCCAGTTCCAAGAAAAACAGGAAGTTCTCATCtccagaaagaaaagaaaagagaATTGTTATGCCTGACATCGAGCTGCCTAAAATCAGTAGCCGTTGGGATAGTCCAGAAGAAAAGAAGAGTCGTTGGGAAACAATAAATACTGGACCTAAATTGATGCCTGAAACTTCGGTAAGTCAGGCGCAGGAGAAGATTGCCAATATGTTAGCAGCACATCTGATATCAAAGTCCCCGCCTCCTCACCGTAGAATGAAACCAGAAGAAAAAGCTGCCCTGATGAAGAAATGGAAAGAGTTAAGTGTTTCGCCACCACCTGGGGCCGAAACTGAAGATGAAATTCCAAGTATCGTTAAAGCTAGAGCAGCTAATGTTGAGAAAAGGATACTTacagtaaaaaatgaaaaagctgAAGAATCAgtaaaagataaacaaacagacgACCGAACAAGCAAACAGAAGAAAGGTTCAGTAGATATTCAGAAAGTAATGAAGAAGGGTTTAAGATCAAAATGGGATTCAGATAGTGATAGTGAACATAAGGCTAAAAAGCCCAGATCTAAGTCAAGGTCACCGGAGAGAAATTCTAGGTCTAGAAATAAAAAggataagaaagaaaaaagagaCAGGTCAAGTTCAAGTGAAAGAAGTAGAAGTAAaacagagaaaaagaagaaaaagaacagGTCTAGAAGTAAGGATAGAAGGCAAAGTTCCGATAAGAAGCGCAGGTCTCGCAGTAGGAGTAAAGATAGAAAGTCCAGGCGATCAAGAAGTAAAAGCAAGGAGAGGAAATCGAGTAGAGATAGGAAAGATAGGTCAAGGAGCAAAGAGAGAAAATCTGGTCAAGATAGCAAAAGAAGTGAAAGTAGTCGAAGAAGTAGTGGGAAAGGATTGCCTGATGTTGTGCAAAGTGCAAAAAAAGATTCTGAAGAGAAAAGAGTGTTCTGGTTTCACCGTGACGCGGTTCTAGCagatgaaaagaaagaaaagaaaaagtcacgttcgaggtcaaggtcaccaaaatCAAAGCAATCGCCAGGAATGGCTAAAGGAAAGTCATTTAAGCCAACATTTAAATCTAAATGGTCCAGTGACTCGGATTCATCAGATGATACTTCTAAACAAAAATCTAAAAAGACAAACCAAGGTTCGGCCATTTTACCAAAGGATTCACTTACACAACTTGAagaattttacaataatttgaaaaagGAGAAACAGCGGAAAATGTCAGGCGAGAAAAAATGA
- the LOC123554002 gene encoding serine/arginine repetitive matrix protein 2-like isoform X2 produces the protein MQSFNKALQIDKTNVEALVARGALYANNESYTRALTDFEEALEMNPKHPNAIKYMHETLLAKGKCHEDDRQLSDAKRCYQRAVEIMPDSHEAKEYLRYIEYKEERDAGRSAKVKKERTPSPVPYKDTTDTLKKLIKEEKLVKEEKKVSRSKKRDTSEEKPRRKRSPSPRRRRRRSTSSSSSSSSSSSSSRSSRDRHVDRSRGKRSPERRETKYASKSQDYIKREADPYLKSKSLEKRSRSKERFDDRRGQNPPADVRIEEDFLYERGQRKDDVKQESQSSFYSFSRNNEKIPGLGDSPPPDEIEPVKQLAEEKPSARQRFEDRSKHGQDERKSRHPSDERSPLRRIFEEKPPLRHEERDPSLGREMSYRGHEGSQGNYKRSIDKDNTWKDEKEKRQSHLDDEYLYGTSHSYEQGDRRKDYEHGDRRRDYDQGDRRRDYEQGDRISESYPKLKSDRNRSRSPGREVMIGNKGNPAMMGGRDSVTPTKDEVSDRLGLEDISSPEEHDHHGADYRYRAYGRQDEYRKYEKHDDYRYRDSSIDRRKEDQIYRDQRRYSPDRRGSPRFGSPRRHESPSRRATVRYGSPTGRRSPFRHGSPPRHGSPSRHGSPARWGSSPRRASSPRQQEDRYWQKDRQIPEEFLQERRIISVSKKEKKTPGKSYESEHQDYRRGSPPRESDRRRSSDTYQFSDNQEKRSIMFGQNDKQDRRQSPFYDKYDRRDDFDQKGGKRKKTFKDDKSRSRSPEIRRIKDDQYNLSTKEDYYEKKQREEYSEKRQVSIKKRIPESRSRSRSPPRQKRDDKYRSRSRSREEESYHRVIAVKPRKSEGREKQITNRTPSGDFERSQKASIEDSNQEQSKPLTDIFADLPPPRANKDKPIISTYVPRAVKLKQQHPAGLNPESKPPAMEQKVEMINREARNVNITSVGNIQSSTKDSDGGMKSDPRFKFRPRTPPESKRRSSKYKSRSRSRSRSYDKYKRSRRSRSRSYSPKSRSRKSRSRSRSRDKYKSKKDDYKRRKRSYSSSSSRSRSRSVEKSSSSKKNRKFSSPERKEKRIVMPDIELPKISSRWDSPEEKKSRWETINTGPKLMPETSVSQAQEKIANMLAAHLISKSPPPHRRMKPEEKAALMKKWKELSVSPPPGAETEDEIPSIVKARAANVEKRILTVKNEKAEESVKDKQTDDRTSKQKKGSVDIQKVMKKGLRSKWDSDSDSEHKAKKPRSKSRSPERNSRSRNKKDKKEKRDRSSSSERSRSKTEKKKKKNRSRSKDRRQSSDKKRRSRSRSKDRKSRRSRSKSKERKSSRDRKDRSRSKERKSGQDSKRSESSRRSSGKGLPDVVQSAKKDSEEKRVFWFHRDAVLADEKKEKKKSRSRSRSPKSKQSPGMAKGKSFKPTFKSKWSSDSDSSDDTSKQKSKKTNQGSAILPKDSLTQLEEFYNNLKKEKQRKMSGEKK, from the exons ATGCAGTCCTTCAACAAAGCTTTGCAGATAGATAAAACTAATGTTGAAGCCCTGGTAGCCAGAGGCGCTCT GTATGCAAACAATGAGAGTTATACACGAGCATTGACAGATTTTGAAGAAGCTTTAGAAATGAATCCTAAACATCCTAATGCTATAAAATACATGCACGAGACTTTACTGGCGAAAGGAAAATG CCATGAAGATGACAGACAGCTTTCTGATGCTAAACGTTGTTACCAGCGAGCTGTAGAAATCATGCCAGACTCTCATGAAGCTAAAGAATACCTTAGATACATTGAATACAAAGAG gaACGTGATGCTGGGAGAAGTGCCAAAGTGAAGAAAGAAAGAACACCATCACCAGTACCATATAAGGACacaactgacacactgaaaaaaCTTATTAAAGAGGAGAAACTTGTAAAAGAGGAGAAAAAAGTTTCTAG ATCAAAAAAGAGAGATACATCAGAAGAGAAGCCAAGAAGAAAAAGATCACCATCACCAAGGCGCCGGCGCCGTAGATCAACCTCAAGCTCTTCAAGTAGTTCTTCATCTTCTAGTTCATCAAGGTCATCTAGGGATAGACATGTTGATAGATCACGGGGTAAAAGATCACCAGAACGAAGGGAAACTAAATATGCTTCTAAATCTCAAGATTATATTAAAAGAGAAGCTGATCCATATTTAAAGTCAAAGTCACTAGAGAAGCGATCTAGGTCAAAGGAAAGATTTGATGACAGGAGAGGTCAGAACCCACCAGCAGATGTTCGTATTGAGGAAGATTTTCTGTATGAAAGGGGTCAGCGGAAAGATGATGTAAAACAAGAATCTCAGTCAAGTTTTTATAGTTTTAGTAGGAACAACGAAAAGATACCAGGGTTAGGCGACAGTCCACCACCAGACGAAATTGAACCAGTAAAACAGTTAGCCGAGGAGAAACCGTCAGCAAGGCAACGCTTCGAGGATAGGTCAAAACATGGACAAGATGAGAGAAAATCCAGACATCCCAGTGATGAGAGATCACCACTTAGAAGGATCTTTGAAGAAAAACCTCCATTAAGACATGAGGAAAGGGATCCTTCATTGGGTCGTGAAATGAGTTATAGGGGCCATGAAGGTTCACAAGGAAATTATAAAAGAAGTATTGACAAAGATAATACATGGAAGGATGAGAAGGAGAAAAGACAAAGTCATCTAGATGATGAATATTTGTATGGAACGAGTCACAGTTATGAGCAAGGGGACAGGCGAAAAGATTATGAACATGGGGATAGACGAAGAGATTATGACCAAGGGGACAGACGAAGAGACTATGAACAGGGGGACAGAATAAGTGAGTCTTATCCAAAATTGAAATCAGACAGAAACAGAAGTAGATCACCTGGTAGAGAGGTCATGATCGGAAATAAAGGGAATCCAGCAATGATGGGAGGGCGTGACAGTGTCACACCTACTAAAGATGAAGTAAGTGACAGACTAGGATTGGAAGACATCTCCTCGCCTGAAGAACATGATCACCATGGTGCCGATTATCGTTATAGGGCTTACGGTAGACAAGATGAGTATAGGAAGTATGAAAAACATGACGATTATAGGTACAGAGATTCTAGTATAGACAGACGAAAGGAAGATCAAATATATAGGGATCAAAGGAGGTACTCACCAGATAGACGAGGGTCACCTAGATTTGGGTCACCAAGAAGACATGAATCACCTTCAAGAAGAGCAACTGTTAGATACGGATCACCTACTGGACGTCGTTCACCATTTAGACATGGATCACCTCCAAGACATGGGTCACCTTCAAGACATGGGTCACCAGCAAGATGGGGTTCATCTCCCAGACGAGCATCGTCACCTAGACAACAGGAAGATAGATACTGGCAAAAAGATCGACAAATTCCTGAGGAATTCCTTCAAGAAAGAAGAATAATATCAGTatcaaagaaggaaaaaaagacACCAGGAAAGAGCTATGAGTCAGAGCATCAGGATTATAGAAGAGGGTCACCGCCAAGAGAAAGCGACAGACGAAGATCATCAGACACATACCAATTCAGTGATAATCAAGAAAAAAGAAGCATAATGTTTGGACAGAATGATAAACAGGATAGAAGACAGTCtccattttatgacaaatatgaTAGAAGGGATGACTTTGATCAAAAAGGAGGAAAACGGAAGAAAACATTTAAAGATGACAAATCAAGATCACGTTCACCCGAAATAAGACGTATTAAAGATGACCAGTACAACCTTTCTACAAAAGAAGATTATTACGAAAAGAAACAAAGAGAGGAGTATAGTGAGAAACGGCAAGTCAGTATTAAGAAAAGAATTCCAGAGTCAAGaagtaggtcaagatcacctCCGCGACAGAAACGTGACGATAAATATAGAAGTAGGTCAAGAAGTAGAGAAGAAGAGAGCTATCACAGGGTCATTGCAGTGAAGCCAAGGAAGTCGGAAGGTAGAGAAAAGCAAATCACAAATAGGACTCCATCAGGAGATTTTGAAAGAAGTCAGAAGGCCAGTATTGAAGACTCCAATCAAGAGCAATCAAAACCTCTGACTGATATATTTGCCGATTTACCACCACCTAGAGCAAATAAAGATAAACCGATTATTTCCACTTATGTGCCAAGAGCGGTTAAATTGAAACAACAGCATCCGGCCGGTCTCAATCCAGAAAGTAAGCCACCAGCAATGGAACAGAAAGTGGAAATGATAAACAGAGAAGCAAGAAATGTAAATATCACATCGGTGGGGAATATACAATCATCAACAAAAGATAGTGATGGTGGCATGAAGAGTGATCCAAGATTCAAATTTAGACCAAGAACTCCTCCAGAAAGCAAAAGAAGGTCATCAAAGTACAAATCAAGGTCACGGTCTCGTTCTAGATCCTATGACAAGTATAAAAGGAGCAGACGGTCAAGAAGTAGGTCATACTCTCCGAAGTCACGCTCTCGTAAATCacgttcaaggtcaaggtcacgtgacaaatacaaaagtaaaaaggATGATTACAAGCGACGAAAACGATCTTACAGTTCATCTAGTTCAAGATCACGTTCCAGGTCAGTGGAAAAATCTTCCAGTTCCAAGAAAAACAGGAAGTTCTCATCtccagaaagaaaagaaaagagaATTGTTATGCCTGACATCGAGCTGCCTAAAATCAGTAGCCGTTGGGATAGTCCAGAAGAAAAGAAGAGTCGTTGGGAAACAATAAATACTGGACCTAAATTGATGCCTGAAACTTCGGTAAGTCAGGCGCAGGAGAAGATTGCCAATATGTTAGCAGCACATCTGATATCAAAGTCCCCGCCTCCTCACCGTAGAATGAAACCAGAAGAAAAAGCTGCCCTGATGAAGAAATGGAAAGAGTTAAGTGTTTCGCCACCACCTGGGGCCGAAACTGAAGATGAAATTCCAAGTATCGTTAAAGCTAGAGCAGCTAATGTTGAGAAAAGGATACTTacagtaaaaaatgaaaaagctgAAGAATCAgtaaaagataaacaaacagacgACCGAACAAGCAAACAGAAGAAAGGTTCAGTAGATATTCAGAAAGTAATGAAGAAGGGTTTAAGATCAAAATGGGATTCAGATAGTGATAGTGAACATAAGGCTAAAAAGCCCAGATCTAAGTCAAGGTCACCGGAGAGAAATTCTAGGTCTAGAAATAAAAAggataagaaagaaaaaagagaCAGGTCAAGTTCAAGTGAAAGAAGTAGAAGTAAaacagagaaaaagaagaaaaagaacagGTCTAGAAGTAAGGATAGAAGGCAAAGTTCCGATAAGAAGCGCAGGTCTCGCAGTAGGAGTAAAGATAGAAAGTCCAGGCGATCAAGAAGTAAAAGCAAGGAGAGGAAATCGAGTAGAGATAGGAAAGATAGGTCAAGGAGCAAAGAGAGAAAATCTGGTCAAGATAGCAAAAGAAGTGAAAGTAGTCGAAGAAGTAGTGGGAAAGGATTGCCTGATGTTGTGCAAAGTGCAAAAAAAGATTCTGAAGAGAAAAGAGTGTTCTGGTTTCACCGTGACGCGGTTCTAGCagatgaaaagaaagaaaagaaaaagtcacgttcgaggtcaaggtcaccaaaatCAAAGCAATCGCCAGGAATGGCTAAAGGAAAGTCATTTAAGCCAACATTTAAATCTAAATGGTCCAGTGACTCGGATTCATCAGATGATACTTCTAAACAAAAATCTAAAAAGACAAACCAAGGTTCGGCCATTTTACCAAAGGATTCACTTACACAACTTGAagaattttacaataatttgaaaaagGAGAAACAGCGGAAAATGTCAGGCGAGAAAAAATGA